One genomic segment of Suncus etruscus isolate mSunEtr1 chromosome 15, mSunEtr1.pri.cur, whole genome shotgun sequence includes these proteins:
- the OCEL1 gene encoding occludin/ELL domain-containing protein 1 has product MATPLDPVSNQCPAAAGRAPSPVSFSSRGGQAPPLSGPLWPRPRKPNPAAARAPAGSCPLQFLPTPRRGTADAGPGKPSGSGGCRQRAARTEIRGDRWGPKHPRERCSGETVVERLGTPPVSSPSSFAWASSGFCLLWAGWAPRANRKRPRTGQSRSSVRTAGQSRAPVRRRGGRAPAGSASSCPQAARRPHPPRAGLDAARTARPPARGCPPRPAAPGPMSPRERPRGHPHSRPPDPGPPLVLSTARRPRCQPQAHARKARPKRIVFEDELPSLHTTMPRDGAPKKPALKPPPVPDYELKYPPVSSTRARSRYAAVFRDQYPEFLELQQEVGQAQAKLQQLEALLSSLPAPRSQKEAQVSARLRRDLEKKRMDPSFLDKQARCRYLKGKLRHLKMQIRKFDEQDHSEDSVFF; this is encoded by the exons ATGGCCACGCCCCTCGACCCTGTTTCCAATCAGTGCCCGGCTGCGGCTGGCCGCGCCCCTTCCcctgtttccttttcttctcgCGGTGGCCAGGCCCCGCCCCTATCCGGCCCACTCTGGCCACGCCCCCGCAAGCCCAACCCGGCTGCGGCGCGAGCTCCTGCAGGGTCGTGTCCACTGCAGTTCCTGCCGACGCCCAGGCGCGGCACCGCGGACGCTGGGCCAGGTAAGCCGAGTGGGAGCGGAGGGTGCCGCCAGCGCGCGGCCCGGACCGAGATCCGGGGGGACCGCTGGGGCCCGAAACACCCCCGGGAGCGGTGCAGCGGCGAGACTGTGGTGGAACGCCTCGGGACTCCGCCCGTGTCGTCCCCCAGCTCATTTGCATGGGCCTCTTCCGGGTTCTGTCTCCTGTGGGCGGGGTGGGCTCCGCGGGCCAATCGCAAACGTCCGCGCACGGGCCAATCACGATCGTCCGTGCGCACTGCGGGCCAATCACGAGCGCCCGTGCGCAGGAGGGGCGGGCGCGCCCCCGCAGGCTCCGCCTCTTCGTGTCCGCAGGCCGCTCGCCGCCCTCACCCGCCACGCGCGGGCCTCGACGCTGCCCGCACCGCCCGCCCGCCGGCCCGGGGctgcccgccccgccccgccgccccGGGCCCGATGTCACCCCGGGAGCGGCCCCGGGGACACCCGCACAGCCGCCCGCCTGACCCCGGGCCCCCG CTGGTGCTCAGCACCGCCCGCCGCCCCCGATGCCAGCCTCAAGCCCACGCCCGCAAGGCCAGGCCCAAGAGGATCGTGTTCGAGGACGAGCTGCCCTCCCTGCACACCACCATGCCCCGAGACGGCGCCCCGAAGAAACCGGCCCTTAAGCCTCCCCCGGTGCCCGACTACGAGCT GAAGTATCCTCCTGTGAGCAGCACCAGGGCGAGGAGCCGCTATGCTGCCGTCTTCCGTGACCAGTACCCCGAGTTCTTGGAGCTTCAACAGGAAGTGGGCCAGGCGCAGGCGAAGCTGCAGCAGCTGGAGGCCTTGCTGAGCTCACTGCCAGCGCCCCGAAGCCAG AAGGAGGCACAGGTCTCTGCCCGCCTCAGGAGGGACCTGGAAAAGAAGCGGATG GACCCCAGCTTCCTGGACAAGCAGGCACGCTGCCGCTACctgaaggggaaactgaggcacctcAAGATGCAGATCCGGAAGTTTGACGAGCAGGACCATAGTGAGGACTCTGTGTTCTTCTGA